The Paenibacillus sp. MBLB1832 genome has a window encoding:
- a CDS encoding esterase-like activity of phytase family protein, whose protein sequence is MKRKWIVLTTLLLALPTAVSGAALAKEMRGVTSETVTYSSNGQAITPSAPAVNMDGSLYMPIRALAEALGKYVDWDEFRNSVSLTDKPVLTGKYELKAPNLAEGIKMGVGSSLTHLPGDPDNVFYTTADRGPNGQPTINGKTVRTFPLPDYAPTINKIEVSKGEINILDKFPLKLTGTDPVSGKATITGLPNIKGRDEEPYDAKGEKVLAYDPYGLDIEGLAYNPKDDTFWISDEYGPSIVHAKRDGTIIERIVPKGWSNQVSAPLVPSREKLPEVYNKLRQNRGAEAVGITPDGKYMFMAMQNALRNPDKAMDNSRQVRIMKIELATLNPVAEFVYALEDAKQFKELAQSDIVISDLVVVNENTLLIDERDKFSGDKAQMKRIYAIDLSTATNIIGKYDTTAAAGKTIEQMTIADLKANGILPTTKRTVLDAVAFKFPYEKIEGISLVNGDTLAITNDNDFGIDSNNPENGTLLWTFKLPYTIK, encoded by the coding sequence ATGAAACGTAAATGGATCGTGCTTACGACTTTACTGCTTGCGCTTCCCACAGCTGTTTCGGGAGCAGCACTGGCTAAGGAAATGAGGGGGGTAACCTCCGAGACAGTAACATACTCTAGCAACGGACAAGCGATTACCCCATCTGCGCCTGCTGTAAATATGGACGGCAGTTTGTACATGCCCATTCGTGCGCTCGCTGAAGCATTGGGCAAATATGTCGATTGGGATGAGTTTCGTAACAGCGTATCTTTGACAGACAAGCCTGTGTTGACTGGTAAATACGAGCTCAAAGCACCCAATCTGGCAGAAGGCATTAAAATGGGCGTGGGCTCCTCGTTAACACATCTTCCAGGAGATCCTGATAACGTATTCTATACCACAGCTGATCGAGGGCCAAACGGTCAACCCACGATCAATGGCAAAACCGTGCGTACGTTCCCGCTTCCAGACTATGCACCAACGATTAATAAAATCGAGGTTAGTAAAGGCGAAATTAACATTTTAGATAAGTTCCCTTTGAAGTTGACAGGCACAGATCCTGTATCAGGCAAAGCAACGATTACTGGGTTGCCTAATATTAAGGGGCGTGATGAAGAGCCTTATGATGCAAAAGGCGAGAAGGTACTGGCTTACGACCCGTACGGACTTGATATTGAAGGCCTGGCTTACAATCCCAAGGATGATACCTTCTGGATTTCCGATGAATACGGCCCGTCGATTGTCCATGCTAAGCGAGATGGTACGATCATTGAGCGTATTGTGCCTAAAGGTTGGTCCAATCAGGTGTCAGCACCGCTAGTGCCTTCCCGCGAGAAGCTCCCAGAAGTGTACAACAAGCTGCGCCAGAACCGCGGAGCCGAAGCGGTTGGTATTACACCGGATGGCAAATATATGTTCATGGCCATGCAGAATGCGCTTCGTAATCCAGATAAAGCGATGGATAATTCCCGCCAGGTTCGGATTATGAAGATTGAACTAGCAACGCTCAATCCTGTCGCTGAGTTTGTATATGCCCTCGAAGATGCGAAGCAATTTAAAGAACTGGCTCAATCGGATATTGTCATCTCCGATCTGGTTGTTGTGAACGAGAATACGCTATTAATCGATGAGCGGGATAAATTCTCTGGCGATAAAGCGCAGATGAAGCGCATTTATGCCATTGACCTTTCCACAGCTACCAATATCATTGGCAAGTACGACACTACGGCAGCGGCAGGTAAAACGATTGAACAAATGACGATTGCAGATCTGAAAGCAAATGGCATCCTGCCTACGACGAAGAGAACCGTCCTGGATGCAGTAGCATTCAAGTTCCCTTATGAGAAAATTGAGGGTATTTCGCTCGTCAATGGCGATACGCTTGCCATCACGAACGATAACGATTTCGGCATAGACAGCAATAATCCAGAAAATGGTACACTTCTGTGGACGTTTAAGCTGCCATATACAATCAAATAA
- a CDS encoding glycoside hydrolase family 32 protein, which translates to MERVEHANQALEQAAELVIEDHFRLGYHVMPPAGWMNDPNGLIYWNEEYHVFYQHYPYEPNWGPMHWGHAKSKNLINWEHLPIALAPSEAYDCGESGGYGCWSGSAVDDNGVLTLVYTGHVDGREPTEVQCIATSMDGVIFNKSSLNPVIAVAPEDGGFGFRDPKVWQHEGQWYMVLGYGKDGLGKTLMYTSSDLLAWRYLGVAAESDGTMGDMWECPDLFPLGDGDDHVLIISPMNMGATKTMYLTGKLSYETGKFDYRYAERLDYGFDFYAPQTFVDGNGRRILIGWMNIWGAQMPEQAHGWMGAFTLPRELTLAEDGTLRMQPVAELVALRKEHHRVEGRSIEAGEITSIAGVQGNQLEIIAVFDAAQSEGEFGLQLRCSEDGAEYTEVIYAVAQRTLRVDRTHSGAGESGVSEVQLDPLEDGSIRLHIFVDRSSVELFANDGTKTVTNRIYPKRDSLGVKLFAREGAAFMEGLDVWELAEKKPANL; encoded by the coding sequence ATGGAACGTGTGGAACACGCGAATCAAGCTTTGGAGCAGGCTGCCGAGCTAGTCATTGAGGACCACTTTAGACTAGGCTATCATGTCATGCCTCCCGCGGGCTGGATGAATGATCCGAATGGGCTTATTTATTGGAACGAGGAATATCATGTGTTTTATCAACATTATCCTTATGAGCCGAATTGGGGACCGATGCACTGGGGGCATGCAAAGAGTAAGAATTTGATCAACTGGGAGCATCTCCCTATCGCATTGGCGCCTTCAGAAGCATACGATTGCGGGGAAAGCGGCGGTTATGGTTGTTGGTCGGGAAGCGCTGTCGATGATAACGGTGTTCTGACGTTAGTCTATACAGGGCATGTCGATGGACGGGAGCCAACGGAGGTTCAGTGCATTGCGACAAGCATGGATGGCGTTATTTTCAACAAATCGAGCCTTAATCCTGTTATTGCGGTCGCACCAGAGGATGGCGGTTTCGGCTTCAGGGATCCAAAAGTTTGGCAGCATGAGGGTCAGTGGTATATGGTTCTTGGTTACGGCAAGGATGGCTTAGGCAAAACGTTGATGTATACATCATCTGATTTGCTGGCGTGGCGTTATCTTGGGGTCGCTGCAGAAAGTGATGGCACAATGGGCGATATGTGGGAGTGCCCTGATCTATTTCCACTCGGTGATGGAGATGACCACGTGCTGATCATTTCCCCGATGAATATGGGTGCAACTAAGACGATGTATCTCACAGGCAAGCTAAGCTATGAAACAGGTAAGTTTGATTACCGTTATGCAGAGCGTTTGGACTATGGGTTTGATTTTTATGCGCCACAAACGTTTGTGGATGGGAATGGACGCCGCATCCTAATCGGCTGGATGAACATTTGGGGCGCTCAAATGCCGGAACAAGCGCATGGCTGGATGGGTGCTTTCACGCTGCCGCGCGAGCTGACACTTGCGGAGGATGGCACGTTGCGCATGCAGCCTGTTGCGGAATTGGTTGCTCTGCGGAAGGAGCATCATCGAGTGGAGGGACGCAGCATTGAAGCGGGAGAGATCACTTCGATAGCTGGCGTTCAGGGTAATCAGCTTGAGATTATTGCGGTTTTCGATGCGGCGCAATCCGAGGGTGAGTTCGGACTTCAACTTCGTTGCTCAGAGGATGGCGCCGAGTATACCGAGGTGATCTACGCGGTAGCTCAGCGGACACTTCGCGTTGATCGTACGCATTCGGGCGCAGGTGAATCGGGCGTGAGCGAAGTGCAATTAGATCCACTGGAAGATGGCAGCATCAGGCTGCATATTTTTGTGGATCGCTCTTCCGTTGAATTGTTCGCGAATGACGGAACCAAAACGGTAACGAATCGCATCTATCCGAAGCGGGATAGTCTTGGTGTAAAGCTTTTTGCAAGAGAAGGCGCAGCATTCATGGAAGGGTTGGATGTGTGGGAGTTAGCGGAGAAAAAGCCAGCAAACCTTTGA
- a CDS encoding response regulator, giving the protein MFIYGLVTGGKGIMRILLAEDEVTLGELTEHQLKRQYHVVDWMKDGLQATQQEGLDNSEGCDSVAGHD; this is encoded by the coding sequence ATGTTTATTTATGGACTCGTCACAGGAGGTAAGGGAATTATGCGTATTTTGCTGGCTGAGGACGAAGTGACGCTTGGTGAACTCACCGAGCATCAGCTGAAGCGGCAATATCATGTTGTCGACTGGATGAAGGATGGCCTGCAGGCAACACAGCAGGAGGGGCTGGACAACTCGGAAGGGTGCGATTCCGTCGCTGGGCACGATTGA
- a CDS encoding ATP-binding protein, whose translation MVKNKTKLFTVLGISAVLLVGGASAYAANTATATPKQVTEVVPVQTTDKVPTPQEIEAVLKGEPTPATIKVEGLFSRDGKPDYSADFFLNDEKLTALLKMSAAGLGLAISKNILELHGVPYGAANTADGVLFFFYLHVYR comes from the coding sequence ATGGTGAAGAACAAAACAAAATTATTCACTGTACTTGGTATTTCAGCCGTATTGTTAGTGGGGGGTGCTAGTGCTTATGCGGCTAACACTGCCACCGCAACACCAAAACAAGTAACTGAGGTCGTCCCTGTACAAACAACAGACAAAGTACCAACTCCGCAAGAAATTGAAGCCGTATTAAAAGGTGAACCGACACCCGCAACGATTAAAGTAGAGGGTTTATTTTCAAGGGATGGTAAGCCTGATTATTCGGCAGATTTTTTCCTAAACGATGAAAAATTAACTGCGTTATTAAAAATGAGCGCAGCGGGATTGGGTCTTGCTATTTCGAAAAATATATTGGAATTGCATGGTGTGCCCTATGGCGCGGCGAACACAGCAGACGGGGTTTTGTTTTTCTTTTATTTACATGTCTATCGCTAA
- a CDS encoding polysaccharide lyase 8 family protein, protein MGKLRFLKALLLVLALIVNLAALPVSPAYAADEYDTLRAKIYDFTTGGPTYDPADPDISVKITNITTLAQTNWDTMNKSAGRTYLWSDLATTTESEHVSGSYQRLEAMTLAYVTRGSTLQNNGALLADIISAMDWMYTNRYNTSIPKRGYDNWFDWQISSPLSINNITTWIYSSLTSTQISNWHAVIDYQALTWGAGLTGANRVWACNIKITSGIIVKNSAKIIEGRDQLSSVFDYVTSGEGMYSEGSFLQHTALIPYNGGYGISLLDNLTKVMYIVAGSSWDITDPDVDNIYQWIYNAFEPLFYNDSMADMVRGRNIARKASDDLGLTSMGALGASVARMALSAPSADDRAAYKSMIKKWMTEATSPTKYADLVMISSIVQTKQILSDPSVTTRDALIMNKQYPNMARAIHHRPGFVFGISMSSNKIANFEIVNNENLKGWHTGDGMTYLYNSDLTQYKDNYWPTINSYRLPGTTVNQNTTAAANAKNPNSWVGGTEISGQYGITGMQYTANGYNLTAKKSWFMFDDEIVNLGAGITSTDNKVVESIVENRKLNSSGNNALTVNGTAKSTALGWSETMTGVNKIHLAGNVAGSDIGYYFPTAATIKGLREARTDQWSSVNQYYTGTDYTTNYTRNYMNLWFDHGTNPTNAGYAYVLLPGKSSGELDTYAANPEITVVENSTDAQAVKENALGILGVNFWNDAVKTVSGVTSNKKASVMVRTTENGTEVSVSDPTLSNTGTIQLTLTQNLGPVIYKDSRITASTSGGTTTLTVNVNGAGGNSIKAFFATPTGVPIAGYTVNEDFNSMTLGALTGQNGWIFNNAGVAANTVVVQKDNGANTDKSLKVTTASISGSAEAYRLFNAPQDGYIIAEATVTADDSNWKNALIISDNSLTSNNVAAQLVMQSGKIWGYNGSTKTDVLTGITSGQPYRLKVVINASTKKYDVYVNDTLLATGWNYRFSGLTALDKVSTSIAGNASSMSVDDVKVAYKPLTLTSLIDENFNGMTLGNLNGQGGWVFDNGGVTGNTGVVQTVSGSDKSVELTTTTTSGKAEAYKVFTAPANSTVIVEATVTADDNNWKNALIVADSSLTSNSSAAHLIMQNGRIWGYNGGTQTNVLTSITNGEPYRLKVIINTATKKFDVYVNGELRGSQWNYRYSGLTKVDKLSTSIGGNASSMSVDDVKVSYNP, encoded by the coding sequence ATGGGAAAACTTCGTTTTTTGAAAGCGCTTTTATTGGTGTTGGCACTGATTGTAAACCTAGCGGCACTGCCCGTGTCCCCTGCTTATGCGGCAGATGAGTATGACACCTTGCGAGCGAAAATTTATGATTTTACAACTGGGGGCCCTACGTACGATCCGGCTGATCCAGATATCAGCGTCAAGATTACCAATATTACGACCCTTGCTCAGACGAACTGGGATACGATGAATAAGAGTGCAGGGAGAACTTACCTGTGGAGCGACTTGGCCACGACAACGGAATCGGAGCATGTGTCAGGAAGCTATCAACGTTTAGAAGCGATGACATTGGCTTATGTGACCAGAGGCTCAACACTTCAGAATAACGGGGCGTTGCTGGCAGATATTATTAGTGCTATGGATTGGATGTACACGAACCGATATAATACCAGCATTCCTAAAAGAGGTTATGATAATTGGTTCGACTGGCAAATCTCCTCACCACTCAGCATTAACAACATCACGACTTGGATTTATTCCAGTTTAACTTCGACACAGATTAGCAATTGGCACGCCGTGATCGACTACCAAGCACTGACTTGGGGGGCTGGCCTGACAGGAGCGAATCGTGTATGGGCTTGCAACATTAAAATTACGAGCGGGATTATTGTGAAAAACAGTGCCAAAATCATTGAGGGCCGGGACCAGCTTAGTTCGGTATTCGACTATGTGACGTCTGGCGAAGGCATGTATAGCGAGGGTTCATTTCTGCAACATACGGCACTCATTCCCTACAACGGTGGATATGGCATAAGCTTACTCGATAATTTAACGAAGGTGATGTACATCGTAGCAGGATCTTCATGGGATATTACGGATCCAGATGTCGATAACATTTATCAATGGATTTACAATGCTTTTGAACCTCTTTTTTATAATGACTCCATGGCCGATATGGTCCGAGGACGCAACATTGCAAGAAAAGCCAGCGATGATCTGGGATTAACGTCAATGGGGGCACTTGGCGCCTCCGTAGCAAGGATGGCTTTGTCCGCTCCTTCCGCCGACGATCGGGCAGCTTATAAATCGATGATTAAAAAATGGATGACGGAGGCTACGTCTCCTACCAAGTATGCAGATTTGGTTATGATCAGCTCCATCGTGCAAACGAAACAAATTTTGAGCGATCCATCCGTTACCACGAGAGATGCGCTTATCATGAACAAACAATACCCTAACATGGCTAGAGCCATCCACCATCGACCAGGCTTTGTTTTTGGCATTAGCATGTCGTCCAATAAAATTGCGAATTTTGAAATTGTTAACAATGAAAATTTGAAGGGCTGGCATACGGGGGACGGGATGACCTATCTCTATAATTCCGATTTAACCCAGTATAAGGATAATTACTGGCCTACCATAAACAGCTATCGTTTGCCTGGCACGACGGTCAATCAGAACACGACAGCAGCAGCGAATGCGAAAAATCCGAATTCATGGGTCGGAGGCACGGAGATTTCTGGACAATACGGGATCACAGGCATGCAGTACACGGCCAATGGCTATAATCTTACAGCGAAGAAATCTTGGTTTATGTTCGATGATGAAATTGTGAATTTGGGTGCAGGCATTACGTCGACAGACAACAAGGTTGTGGAATCCATCGTCGAAAATCGTAAGCTGAACAGCAGCGGCAACAATGCGCTTACTGTCAACGGTACTGCAAAGTCAACCGCGCTAGGGTGGAGTGAAACCATGACTGGCGTGAACAAGATTCATTTGGCCGGGAACGTGGCCGGTTCGGACATCGGTTACTATTTCCCGACAGCAGCGACAATCAAGGGATTGCGTGAGGCGCGAACAGACCAATGGTCGAGCGTTAACCAGTACTATACAGGCACGGATTACACAACAAACTATACACGCAATTACATGAATCTATGGTTCGATCATGGCACGAATCCGACCAATGCTGGGTACGCCTATGTGCTGCTGCCGGGTAAGTCAAGCGGGGAATTGGACACCTATGCTGCAAATCCGGAAATCACGGTGGTGGAGAATTCAACAGATGCACAGGCTGTGAAGGAAAACGCGCTGGGCATACTAGGTGTTAACTTCTGGAATGATGCGGTAAAAACGGTGAGCGGTGTCACCAGTAACAAAAAAGCTTCCGTCATGGTGCGTACGACCGAGAACGGAACCGAAGTTTCCGTATCTGATCCAACGCTGTCCAATACGGGCACCATTCAACTTACGCTTACACAAAATCTAGGACCAGTTATTTATAAGGATTCGCGGATCACAGCCAGCACGAGTGGCGGGACGACCACCCTCACCGTCAATGTGAACGGTGCTGGCGGCAATAGCATCAAGGCGTTTTTTGCAACGCCTACTGGCGTCCCAATTGCTGGCTATACGGTGAATGAAGATTTCAACAGTATGACGCTTGGCGCGCTGACAGGTCAGAACGGCTGGATCTTCAACAACGCGGGCGTGGCTGCGAACACTGTTGTTGTGCAGAAGGACAATGGCGCTAACACGGACAAATCGCTGAAAGTAACGACAGCTTCAATTAGCGGAAGTGCCGAAGCTTATCGTCTGTTTAATGCCCCTCAAGATGGGTACATCATAGCGGAAGCGACCGTAACGGCTGATGACAGCAACTGGAAAAATGCGCTGATCATTTCGGACAACAGCTTAACTTCCAATAATGTAGCGGCCCAATTAGTTATGCAAAGCGGCAAAATTTGGGGATATAACGGCAGCACCAAAACCGATGTGTTAACGGGAATCACCAGCGGTCAGCCGTACCGATTGAAGGTTGTGATTAATGCGTCAACGAAAAAATACGACGTCTACGTCAACGATACGCTGCTCGCCACGGGTTGGAATTATCGATTCTCAGGCCTGACTGCACTCGACAAGGTTTCTACCTCCATCGCTGGGAATGCCAGCTCGATGAGTGTGGACGATGTGAAAGTAGCATATAAGCCCCTTACGTTAACTTCTCTAATCGATGAGAACTTTAACGGCATGACGCTCGGCAATTTAAATGGGCAAGGCGGTTGGGTGTTCGATAACGGCGGCGTCACGGGGAATACGGGGGTGGTACAGACGGTGAGCGGATCGGATAAATCTGTTGAACTTACAACAACGACCACCTCAGGCAAAGCTGAAGCGTATAAGGTGTTTACCGCACCAGCAAACAGTACGGTCATCGTAGAAGCAACCGTGACCGCCGATGATAACAACTGGAAAAATGCCTTGATCGTCGCGGACAGCAGTCTCACTTCGAACAGCAGCGCTGCCCATCTCATCATGCAGAACGGCAGAATCTGGGGCTACAACGGTGGTACGCAAACGAATGTGCTGACCTCGATCACGAACGGAGAACCTTACCGTCTCAAAGTGATTATCAACACAGCAACGAAAAAGTTCGATGTTTATGTAAACGGCGAGCTGCGAGGCTCACAGTGGAACTATCGTTATTCTGGCTTGACCAAGGTCGATAAGCTGAGCACGTCGATCGGCGGCAATGCAAGCTCGATGAGCGTAGATGATGTCAAGGTGAGTTATAATCCATAA
- a CDS encoding alpha-L-rhamnosidase-related protein, whose protein sequence is MTCAEAGKAPYVIAYRCKFTLSEALRIRIHVSGDERYELFLDDRRIGRGSERGDRSNWFYETYEVEMAAGEHQWLARCWALGPYKPWAQVSVQPGFLLSPDDEALSPLMGTGIARWEAKPMSGYQFIPLPSSIGTGAKLDVDGASFDWDALSGEGGGWLPAEPMDYGIHRSDNYHLSSTQRLMRPAKLPAMQEVSFQPSAVRFVEQAGRLEADQQPIDASRDLQEDHEIWQGLLTGRPISMPAHTRRRVIIDLGDYYCCYPELVVSGGKGAVIRLHWEESFYEEAQGGRKSNRNDIGGKWFKGYGDTFRPDGGSNRRFDLLWWHAGRYAELIVETASEAVVFHAFNLLETRYPLEMEGSIRCNDERLNQVVAASFRTLQMCAHETYMDCPYWEQLMYVGDTRIQSLITYVSTLDDRLPRKALDMFRASRNNHLGLVNCAYPDQGGKHISSFSLWWVAMVYDYALWRGDAQWIRAMMSSVRDEIDKLLCNRSVNGAVRLPISWNFMDWQTAPSEAWNFGEPPHGADRLNAAYNLQMIHTLELVAKLEAYLGEDELASRARRLAKELGNVVEQLFWNEERGLFADDTGHQHYSEHPQVLSILCESISPRRNGRLVPDMLKATDLMRTSIYFDHYTFEALASAGHSDALLTRLEPWFGMEASGLRTTPEIFLDTTRSDCHAWGAHPIYHMYTNLLGIRPASMGFTSVGIRPQLGSLTCLHGKLPHPNGFIEAKVERQGSQWLVEVNLPRGLPGNLVWGNKRYPLREGRNEFSIPIY, encoded by the coding sequence GTGACCTGCGCAGAAGCTGGTAAAGCTCCCTATGTCATCGCGTACCGTTGCAAGTTCACGTTAAGTGAAGCGCTTCGCATACGCATACACGTATCTGGAGACGAAAGGTATGAGCTATTTCTGGATGATCGAAGGATCGGCCGAGGCAGCGAGCGCGGAGACCGGAGCAATTGGTTTTATGAGACGTATGAGGTCGAAATGGCCGCTGGCGAACATCAATGGCTTGCGCGCTGCTGGGCGCTCGGACCGTATAAGCCGTGGGCACAGGTCAGCGTACAGCCAGGCTTCCTGCTTAGTCCAGATGATGAGGCTCTCTCACCTCTGATGGGGACTGGTATAGCTCGGTGGGAAGCGAAGCCAATGTCGGGTTATCAATTTATCCCGCTGCCCTCCAGCATCGGTACTGGTGCTAAGCTCGATGTTGACGGCGCTTCCTTTGATTGGGATGCCCTGTCTGGGGAGGGCGGCGGTTGGCTTCCGGCTGAACCAATGGACTATGGCATCCACAGATCAGACAATTATCATTTGTCATCGACACAGCGACTTATGCGCCCTGCTAAACTACCCGCGATGCAAGAGGTTAGCTTCCAGCCCAGCGCTGTTCGCTTTGTTGAGCAAGCTGGCAGGTTGGAAGCAGACCAACAACCCATTGATGCCAGTCGCGATTTGCAAGAGGATCATGAGATTTGGCAGGGGTTACTGACAGGACGACCGATTTCCATGCCAGCTCACACCCGAAGACGAGTCATAATCGATTTAGGCGATTATTATTGTTGTTATCCGGAGCTGGTCGTATCGGGAGGGAAGGGTGCTGTTATTCGACTTCATTGGGAAGAGTCTTTCTATGAGGAAGCACAAGGCGGACGCAAGTCGAACCGGAACGATATTGGGGGAAAATGGTTTAAAGGCTATGGCGATACGTTTCGTCCAGACGGTGGATCGAACAGACGCTTCGATTTGTTGTGGTGGCATGCGGGACGTTATGCCGAACTGATCGTGGAGACGGCAAGCGAAGCGGTGGTTTTTCATGCTTTTAACCTGCTAGAAACGAGATATCCGCTAGAAATGGAAGGTTCCATTCGTTGTAACGATGAACGTTTAAATCAAGTAGTTGCTGCGTCTTTCAGGACGTTGCAAATGTGCGCACACGAAACCTACATGGATTGCCCCTATTGGGAACAGCTCATGTATGTAGGGGATACCCGCATTCAGTCGTTGATTACCTACGTGAGCACGCTCGATGATCGATTGCCTCGTAAAGCACTGGATATGTTCCGTGCTTCTCGGAACAACCATCTTGGCCTTGTGAACTGCGCTTACCCCGATCAAGGCGGCAAACATATTTCCTCCTTCTCCTTGTGGTGGGTGGCGATGGTCTATGATTATGCCCTATGGCGAGGCGACGCCCAATGGATTCGTGCCATGATGAGCAGCGTTCGGGATGAGATAGATAAGCTATTGTGCAACCGTTCGGTGAATGGTGCGGTAAGGCTGCCGATTTCATGGAACTTCATGGATTGGCAGACAGCTCCTTCAGAAGCATGGAACTTTGGTGAGCCGCCGCATGGAGCGGATCGCTTGAATGCAGCATACAATTTGCAGATGATTCATACGTTAGAGCTGGTCGCTAAGTTGGAGGCCTACTTAGGTGAAGATGAGTTGGCATCACGAGCAAGGCGGCTGGCCAAGGAGCTAGGCAACGTGGTAGAGCAACTGTTCTGGAACGAGGAGAGAGGACTGTTTGCCGATGACACTGGACATCAGCATTATTCGGAGCATCCTCAGGTGCTTTCCATCTTATGTGAGTCGATTTCACCAAGACGAAACGGCCGACTTGTACCTGACATGCTGAAGGCCACCGACCTCATGCGCACAAGCATTTATTTTGATCACTATACGTTCGAAGCGTTAGCGTCTGCTGGCCATAGTGATGCACTGCTCACCAGACTCGAGCCATGGTTTGGCATGGAGGCGAGCGGTCTTCGAACGACACCAGAAATTTTCCTGGATACGACGCGTTCGGACTGTCATGCGTGGGGGGCTCACCCGATCTACCATATGTACACCAACTTGCTTGGCATTCGCCCAGCATCGATGGGTTTTACATCGGTCGGTATTCGACCGCAGCTGGGATCGCTAACCTGTCTTCACGGCAAGCTTCCGCACCCGAATGGATTTATTGAAGCGAAGGTGGAGCGTCAGGGAAGCCAGTGGCTCGTTGAAGTGAATCTGCCGAGAGGTTTGCCCGGCAATTTGGTGTGGGGGAATAAAAGGTATCCCTTGCGGGAGGGGCGGAATGAATTTAGCATTCCGATATACTGA
- a CDS encoding chromate transporter — MDPSKKLNRLTSTLEVLWVSLKLGLTSFGGPVAHLGYFHDEYVRRKKWLDERSFADLVALCQFLPGPASSQVGIGIGTIRAGLLGGFIAWLGFTLPSVIALVLLALVLKGFNIGNVGWIHGLKIVAVAIVAQAILGMGQKLTPDRKRVTIAIVSTTITLIWQTTIAQIVLISLAAFIGLLLYQEKTEVGRTSLQIPVSRTIGLICLVLFFAILVGLPILKGITTQHWLALFDSFYRSGSLVFGGGQVVLPLLEREMIPTGWVSRENFLTGYGATQAVPGPLFTFASYLGAINGGILGAVIATFAIFLPAYLLVIGTLPFWNVLRSNPKVQSTLTGINAAVVGILLASFYNPIWTSAILNPADFALAAILFILLVFWKLPPWVIVIAGAIGGTLIRFFPF; from the coding sequence ATGGATCCGTCGAAGAAACTAAATAGATTGACATCTACTCTTGAAGTATTATGGGTATCTCTGAAGTTAGGATTAACATCTTTTGGGGGACCTGTGGCGCACTTGGGTTACTTTCATGACGAGTATGTACGTAGAAAAAAGTGGTTGGATGAGCGGAGCTTCGCAGACTTAGTTGCACTCTGTCAGTTCTTACCAGGACCAGCTAGCAGTCAAGTCGGAATAGGGATTGGTACCATTCGCGCAGGTCTTCTAGGCGGATTTATTGCCTGGTTAGGGTTCACGCTGCCATCAGTGATTGCATTAGTTCTTCTTGCTTTAGTTTTGAAAGGCTTCAATATTGGTAATGTTGGGTGGATTCACGGGTTAAAGATAGTTGCAGTAGCAATTGTAGCACAAGCAATTTTAGGCATGGGTCAAAAACTTACTCCTGATCGAAAACGTGTGACAATAGCCATAGTCAGTACAACTATCACATTGATTTGGCAAACTACAATAGCTCAAATCGTACTTATTTCTTTAGCGGCATTCATTGGATTACTCCTTTACCAAGAAAAGACTGAAGTGGGACGCACGTCGCTTCAAATTCCAGTTAGCCGCACCATAGGTTTGATCTGTTTAGTTTTGTTCTTTGCCATCCTTGTTGGACTACCTATTCTGAAGGGAATTACTACTCAGCACTGGCTGGCGTTATTTGATAGTTTTTATAGATCTGGATCCCTCGTCTTTGGGGGAGGTCAAGTGGTTTTACCTTTATTAGAGCGAGAAATGATACCGACAGGTTGGGTAAGTAGAGAGAACTTCTTAACCGGATATGGAGCAACGCAAGCGGTACCAGGGCCGCTGTTTACATTTGCTTCGTATTTAGGAGCAATTAATGGGGGGATTCTGGGGGCTGTAATTGCAACTTTCGCTATTTTTCTTCCAGCATATTTATTGGTTATCGGTACACTGCCCTTTTGGAATGTTCTCAGAAGCAATCCTAAAGTTCAAAGTACTTTAACAGGTATTAACGCGGCTGTCGTCGGAATTTTACTCGCTTCTTTCTATAACCCGATCTGGACATCGGCAATCTTAAACCCTGCAGACTTTGCTTTAGCTGCTATATTATTTATTTTGCTCGTATTTTGGAAATTGCCTCCATGGGTTATTGTGATCGCTGGTGCAATAGGAGGAACTCTAATTCGTTTTTTTCCATTCTAG